One window from the genome of Molothrus ater isolate BHLD 08-10-18 breed brown headed cowbird chromosome 5, BPBGC_Mater_1.1, whole genome shotgun sequence encodes:
- the TBK1 gene encoding serine/threonine-protein kinase TBK1: protein MQSTSNYLWLLSDILGQGATANVFRGRQKKTGDLYAVKVFNSISFLRPVDVQMREFEVLKKLNHKNIVKLFAIEEETTTRHKVLVMEFCPCGSLYTVLEEPSNAFGLPESEFLIVLRDVVAGMNHLRENGIVHRDIKPGNIMRVIGEDGQSVYKLTDFGAARELEDDEQFVSLYGTEEYLHPDMYERAVLRKEHQKKYGATVDLWSIGVTFYHAATGSLPFRPFEGPRRNKEVMYKIITGKPSGAISGIQKAENGPIEWSWEMPVSCSLSKGLQVLLTPVLANILEADQEKCWGFDQFFAETSDILHRITIHIFSLQQMTLHKVYIHNYNTAAIFHELVYKQTKIPSQNQELIYEGRRLVIEPGRLAQHFPRTTEENPIFVVSREAVNIVGLIYEEVLLPKVHQRYDLDGDASMAKAVTGIVCYACRVASSLLLYQELMRKGIRWLIEIIKDDYNEMVHKKAEIVIRLDFCSRNIEKAEKIYENLMQINLEASEVDEISEIHTKLLRLSSSQGTIETSLQDIKTKLSPGGLLADTWANQEGMHPKDRNPERLQALLSSITDIYYQFKKDKAERRLPYNEEQIHKFDKQKLYLHATKAIALFKDECVSKYETFLDKAEDWTRKMLHTRKQLLALTNQCFGIEEEVSKYQDYINELQDALPQKMFAASSGMKHTMNTVYPSSNTLVEMTLGMKKLKEEMEGVVKELAENNHILERFGALTMDGGLRNVDCI, encoded by the exons ATGCAGAGCACTTCAAATTACCTCTGGCTGTTGTCTGACATTCTGGGACAGGGAGCGACTGCAAATGTTTTCCGAGGGCGACAGAAG AAAACTGGGGATTTATACGCTGTCAAAGTATTTAACAGTATAAGTTTCCTTCGTCCTGTGGATGTTCAGATGCGAGAGTTTGAAGTATTGAAGAAACTAAATCATAAGAACATTGTCAAATTGTTTGCCATTGAGGAAGAG acaactACTAGACACAAAGTACTAGTTATGGAATTTTGTCCATGTGGGAGTTTGTACACAGTTTTAGAGGAGCCATCTAATGCCTTTGGTTTGCCAGAGTCTGAATTCTTAATTGTTTTGAGAGATGTAG TGGCTGGGATGAATCATCTCCGTGAGAATGGAATAGTGCACCGTGACATCAAGCCAGGCAATATAATGCGTGTTATAGGTGAAGATGGGCAGTCTGTTTACAAACTTACAGATTTTGGTGCAGCAAGAGAACTTGAAGATGATGAACAATTTGTTTCTCTCTATGGCACAGAAGAGTATTTA caTCCTGATATGTATGAGCGAGCAGTTTTGAGAAAAGAGCATCAGAAGAAGTACGGAGCAACAGTTGATCTATGGAGCATAGGGGTGACCTTTTACCATGCTGCAACGGGGAGTTTGCCTTTCCGACCTTTTGAAGGACCTCGTAGGAACAAGGAAGTGAT GTATAAAATAATCACTGGAAAGCCTTCTGGTGCTATTTCTGGAATACAGAAAGCGGAAAATGGACCTATCGAGTGGAGTTGGGAGATGCCTGTTTCTTGTAGCCTTTCAAA GGGTCTGCAAGTACTGCTCACACCTGTTCTTGCGAATATTCTTGAAGCAGACCAGGAGAAATGCTGGGGATTTGACCAGTTTTTTGCAGAGACGAGTGACATACTGCACCGAATAACAATCCACATCTTTTCATTACAGCAAATGACCTTGCACAAAGTTTATATTCACAACTATAACAC AGCTGCTATATTTCATGAGTTGGTctacaaacagacaaaaatacCATCTCAGAATCAAGAACTGATATATGAAGGTCGGCGCTTAGTAATAGAGCCTGGCAGATTGGCACAGCACTTCCCCAGAACAACAGAGGAGAATCCTATCTTTGTAGTAAGCAGGGAGGCTGTGAACATTGTTGGATTAATCTATGAAGAAG TTTTACTTCCTAAAGTACATCAACGTTACGATTTGGATGGGGATGCCAGTATGGCTAAA gcaGTGACAGGTATTGTATGTTATGCCTGCAGAGTTGCCAGTTCTTTGCTACTTTACCAGGAGCTGATGAGAAAAGGAATTCGATGGCTGAT TGAAATAATCAAGGATGATTACAATGAAATGGTTCATAAAAAGGCAGAGATTGTCATCAGGCTggatttctgcagcagaaacatTGAGAAAGCTGAGAAAAT ATACGAAAATTTGATGCAGATCAACTTGGAAGCATCAGAAGTGGATGAAATTTCAGAGATACATACGAAACTCTTGCGC CTCTCCAGCTCTCAGGGCACCATAGAAACTAGTCTGCAAGATATCAAAACCAAACTTTCTCCTGGTGGTTTACTGGCTGACACCTGGGCTAATCAGGAAGGCATGCATCCAAAAGACAGAAA TCCAGAAAGACTTCAGGCACTGCTGTCTTCCATTACAGACATCTACTATCAGTTcaaaaaagacaaagcagaacGAA GGCTTCCTTATAATGAAGAACAAATACACAAGTTTGACAA GCAGAAGCTGTATTTGCATGCTACAAAAGCCATAGCTCTTTTCAAAGATGAATGTGTCAGCAAGTATGAAACATTTTTGGACAAAGCTGAGGACTGGACAAG gaaaatGCTTCACACAAGGAAGCAATTACTGGCTCTCACCAACCAGTGTTTTGGTATTGAAGAAGAGGTGTCCAAATATCAGGATTATATAAATGAG TTACAAGATGCCCtgccacagaaaatgtttgCCGCTTCCAGTGGAATGAAACATACAATGAATACAGTCTATCCAAGCTCAAACACATTAGTAGAAATGACTCTTGG GATGAAGAAACTGAAGGAGGAAATGGAAGGTGTTGTTAAAGAGCTGGCTGAAAACAATCACATTTTGGAAAG ATTTGGTGCCTTGACTATGGATGGTGGCCTGCGGAACGTGGACTGTATCTAG